The Nocardioides campestrisoli genome includes a window with the following:
- a CDS encoding C40 family peptidase, whose protein sequence is MPVFARHTSARPHTTRALTATLMLGLVTGLGLAAPAATPVAHAAPQTLPQTETPATPTSAETNAADTAAKGRAAQRKARIAKRKARIAKRKALRAKRARVAARRAKWSKIRQIGRAKNVALAQRGDAYVYGATGPNAFDCSGLVQYAYHRAGFKGMPRTSGAQAAHTRRISKAAMKPGDLMFFANGGGVYHVGIFAGRGKGGTPLMVHASRPGTPVQTAAPWTSSWFAGTVR, encoded by the coding sequence ATGCCTGTCTTCGCACGTCACACCTCTGCGCGCCCTCACACCACCCGCGCCCTCACCGCCACCCTCATGCTCGGACTCGTCACCGGGCTCGGCCTCGCCGCTCCGGCCGCGACGCCGGTGGCCCACGCCGCCCCCCAGACGCTCCCGCAGACCGAGACCCCGGCCACGCCCACCTCGGCGGAGACCAACGCCGCCGACACCGCCGCCAAGGGCCGGGCCGCCCAGCGCAAGGCGCGCATCGCCAAGCGCAAGGCGCGGATCGCCAAGCGCAAGGCCCTGCGCGCCAAGCGGGCCCGGGTCGCGGCCCGCAGGGCCAAGTGGTCGAAGATCCGCCAGATCGGCCGGGCCAAGAACGTCGCCCTGGCCCAGCGCGGCGACGCCTACGTGTACGGCGCCACCGGCCCGAACGCCTTCGACTGCTCCGGCCTGGTCCAGTACGCCTACCACCGCGCCGGGTTCAAGGGCATGCCCCGGACCTCCGGCGCCCAGGCCGCGCACACCCGTCGGATCTCCAAGGCCGCGATGAAGCCCGGCGACCTGATGTTCTTCGCCAACGGCGGCGGGGTCTACCACGTGGGCATCTTCGCCGGTCGCGGCAAGGGCGGCACCCCGCTGATGGTGCACGCCTCCCGCCCGGGCACGCCGGTGCAGACCGCCGCGCCCTGGACCTCGAGCTGGTTCGCCGGCACGGTCCGCTGA
- a CDS encoding LysE/ArgO family amino acid transporter, producing the protein MLNVVLAGLLTGLALIVAIGAQNAFVLRQGIRGEQVLPIVVTCLVSDVVAITAGVAGLGIVLERWPGVLPVAQVLGAVYLIGFGLHAAMRAWRPKGLDSGTGTSMTWQRAVLTTLALTWLNPHFYLDAVLMLGTVANSFGADRWWFLLGTLVASTGWFFGLGYGARLLRGLFARPSAWRVLDSAIAVVMGSLGVGLLLH; encoded by the coding sequence GTGCTGAACGTCGTCCTTGCCGGCCTGCTGACCGGCCTCGCCCTCATCGTCGCCATCGGCGCGCAGAACGCCTTCGTCCTGCGCCAGGGGATCCGCGGGGAGCAGGTGCTCCCGATCGTGGTCACCTGCCTGGTCTCCGACGTCGTCGCGATCACCGCCGGCGTCGCCGGGCTCGGCATCGTGCTCGAGCGGTGGCCGGGCGTGCTGCCGGTCGCGCAGGTCCTGGGAGCGGTCTACCTGATCGGGTTCGGCCTGCACGCCGCGATGCGGGCATGGCGACCCAAGGGCCTGGACTCCGGCACCGGGACCTCGATGACCTGGCAGCGCGCGGTGCTCACCACGCTGGCCCTGACCTGGCTCAACCCGCACTTCTACCTCGACGCCGTGCTGATGCTCGGCACGGTGGCCAACAGCTTCGGCGCAGACCGCTGGTGGTTCCTGCTGGGCACCCTGGTCGCGAGCACCGGGTGGTTCTTCGGCCTGGGGTACGGCGCCCGACTGCTCCGCGGACTCTTCGCCCGCCCGTCCGCCTGGCGCGTCCTGGACTCCGCCATCGCCGTGGTGATGGGCTCCCTCGGGGTGGGGCTGCTCCTGCACTAG
- a CDS encoding DEAD/DEAH box helicase, producing the protein MSDRAETGPVTPALSPAWPERAAWGTAGSLRAWQAAAMTKYFEEQPRDFLAVATPGAGKTTFALTVAAELLSRRIVDRVTIVAPTEHLKVQWAEAAQRAGIPIDPTYAAGKGRTSKDYLGIAVTYAGVAVNPLAMRIRTERFKTLVILDEVHHAGDALAWGEGVREAFDPATRRLALTGTPFRSDVNPIPFVTYAPGPDGIPRSAADYTYGYAQALADHVVRPVLFMAYSGEMQWRTRMGDEITARLGEPLTKDMHAQALRTALDPAGSWMPSVLEAADTRLTEVRRHMPDAGGLVIASDQESARAYAKILRGICGESPTVVLSDEKLSSKKISKFSESEDRWMVAVRMVSEGVDVPRLAVGVWATRTSTPLFFAQAVGRFVRARKRGETASVFLPSVPNLLGFASEMEVERDHVLGRKVNDDGDIFAAENDLLAQAQASEGASDDLEGTFEAVGSTASFDRVLYDGGEFGHSGEVHVGSEEEMDFLGIPGLLEPDQVRELLHSRQSERAARQKAAAPRREAEESVAALSTHEQLAVLRRELNGLVASWYHRTGQPHGVTHAALRKECGGPAAAVATAEQLHARIDTLRNWAVRKSS; encoded by the coding sequence GTGAGTGACCGGGCAGAGACCGGCCCCGTCACTCCTGCGCTCTCCCCGGCCTGGCCGGAGCGTGCCGCGTGGGGCACCGCGGGATCCCTGCGCGCGTGGCAGGCGGCCGCCATGACGAAGTACTTCGAGGAGCAGCCCCGCGACTTCCTCGCGGTGGCGACCCCGGGGGCCGGCAAGACGACCTTCGCACTCACCGTCGCCGCCGAGCTGCTCAGCCGGCGGATCGTCGACCGGGTGACGATCGTCGCCCCGACCGAGCACCTCAAGGTCCAGTGGGCCGAGGCCGCGCAGCGGGCGGGCATCCCGATCGACCCGACGTACGCCGCCGGCAAGGGCCGCACCTCCAAGGACTACCTCGGGATCGCCGTCACCTACGCCGGGGTGGCGGTCAACCCGCTCGCGATGCGGATCCGCACCGAGCGGTTCAAGACCCTGGTGATCCTCGACGAGGTGCACCACGCCGGCGACGCGCTGGCCTGGGGCGAGGGGGTGCGCGAGGCCTTCGACCCCGCCACCCGGCGCCTCGCGCTGACCGGTACGCCGTTCCGCTCCGACGTGAACCCGATCCCGTTCGTCACCTACGCGCCCGGGCCGGACGGCATCCCGCGCTCGGCCGCCGACTACACCTACGGCTACGCCCAGGCGCTGGCCGACCACGTGGTCCGCCCCGTGCTCTTCATGGCCTACTCGGGTGAGATGCAGTGGCGCACCCGGATGGGCGACGAGATCACCGCCCGGCTGGGCGAGCCGTTGACCAAGGACATGCACGCCCAGGCGCTGCGTACGGCGCTGGACCCCGCCGGCTCGTGGATGCCGTCGGTGCTCGAGGCAGCCGACACCCGGCTCACCGAGGTACGCCGGCACATGCCCGACGCCGGTGGCCTGGTGATCGCCTCGGACCAGGAGAGCGCGCGCGCCTACGCGAAGATCCTGCGCGGGATCTGCGGCGAGTCGCCCACGGTGGTCCTCTCCGACGAGAAGCTGTCGTCGAAGAAGATCTCGAAGTTCTCCGAGTCCGAGGACCGCTGGATGGTCGCGGTGCGGATGGTCTCCGAGGGGGTCGACGTCCCCCGGCTCGCGGTCGGGGTCTGGGCGACCCGCACCTCGACGCCGCTGTTCTTCGCCCAGGCCGTCGGCCGCTTCGTCCGGGCCCGCAAGCGCGGCGAGACCGCGTCGGTCTTCCTGCCCTCGGTGCCCAACCTGCTGGGCTTCGCCTCCGAGATGGAGGTCGAGCGGGACCACGTGCTGGGCCGCAAGGTGAACGACGACGGCGACATCTTCGCCGCCGAGAACGACCTGCTCGCCCAGGCCCAGGCCTCGGAGGGCGCCTCCGACGACCTGGAGGGGACGTTCGAGGCGGTGGGGTCGACGGCCTCGTTCGACCGCGTGCTCTACGACGGCGGCGAGTTCGGCCACTCCGGCGAGGTGCACGTGGGCTCGGAGGAGGAGATGGACTTCCTCGGCATCCCCGGCCTGCTCGAGCCCGACCAGGTGCGCGAGCTGCTGCACTCGCGCCAGAGCGAGCGCGCGGCCCGGCAGAAGGCGGCCGCACCGCGCCGGGAGGCAGAGGAGTCGGTCGCCGCGCTGTCGACGCACGAGCAGCTCGCGGTGCTGCGCCGCGAGCTCAACGGCCTGGTCGCCTCCTGGTACCACCGCACCGGGCAGCCCCACGGGGTGACCCACGCGGCGCTGCGCAAGGAGTGCGGCGGGCCCGCCGCAGCGGTGGCCACCGCGGAGCAGCTGCACGCTCGGATCGACACGTTGAGGAATTGGGCGGTCCGCAAGTCGTCCTGA
- a CDS encoding SDR family NAD(P)-dependent oxidoreductase, giving the protein MGRFDGRVAVITGAARGIGFGTAQRFAAEGASVAIIDLDEAAAAEAAGRLETVGQAKAVGIGADVSDAASVEVAVERVVSELGGIHILVNNAGITRDNLLFKMTEQDWDLVMGVHLKGAFLMTKAAQKHFVDQKYGKIVNLSSVSALGNRGQANYSAAKMGVQGLTRTLGIELSPFGINTNAVAPGFIATEMTDATAARLGLGVEEFRELNAKNNPVRRVGFPEDIAAAVTFLASDEASYITGQTLYVDGGAKLVS; this is encoded by the coding sequence ATGGGTCGTTTCGACGGTCGCGTCGCAGTCATCACCGGAGCAGCACGAGGCATCGGCTTCGGCACCGCCCAGCGCTTCGCCGCCGAGGGGGCCAGCGTGGCCATCATCGACCTCGACGAGGCCGCGGCCGCCGAGGCCGCGGGCCGCCTGGAGACGGTCGGCCAGGCCAAGGCCGTCGGGATCGGCGCGGACGTCAGCGACGCCGCCTCGGTCGAGGTCGCGGTCGAGCGGGTCGTGAGCGAGCTCGGCGGCATCCACATCCTCGTCAACAACGCCGGGATCACCCGCGACAACCTGCTGTTCAAGATGACCGAGCAGGACTGGGACCTGGTCATGGGCGTGCACCTCAAGGGCGCCTTCCTGATGACCAAGGCCGCGCAGAAGCACTTCGTGGACCAGAAGTACGGGAAGATCGTCAACCTCTCCAGCGTCTCCGCGCTCGGCAACCGGGGCCAGGCCAACTACTCGGCGGCCAAGATGGGCGTCCAGGGCCTCACCCGGACCCTGGGCATCGAGCTGAGCCCCTTCGGCATCAACACCAACGCCGTGGCGCCGGGCTTCATCGCCACCGAGATGACCGACGCGACCGCCGCCCGCCTGGGCCTGGGCGTGGAGGAGTTCCGCGAGCTCAACGCCAAGAACAACCCCGTCCGCCGGGTCGGTTTCCCCGAGGACATCGCCGCGGCCGTGACCTTCCTGGCCAGCGACGAGGCGTCGTACATCACCGGTCAGACGCTCTACGTCGACGGTGGCGCCAAGCTGGTGAGCTGA
- a CDS encoding LysR family transcriptional regulator ArgP, which produces MKDLTQMDPVALRTLAAAVRAGTFEAAARELHVTPSAVSQRIKALEARVGRVLLHRVKPLETTEAGQVLVRLAAQTELLEREAVAELTEVDDDEEAPYAAVPLAVNADALHTWLIDALVEVQGQHRVTFELLREDQTRTAERLRRGDVMAAVTSDPRPVPGCRVVQLGRMRYLAAATPRWVRDHLPDGATAAALERAPMIAFDRSDTLQHDFLRKVTRRRLTPPATYIPSVNEFDSAVRRGMGWGMVLESHAARDLATGRLVELAPGRHVDVPLFWQHWRLESPVITDLTAAVTRTASAWFG; this is translated from the coding sequence GTGAAAGACCTCACCCAGATGGACCCCGTCGCACTCCGCACTTTGGCTGCCGCCGTCCGCGCCGGCACCTTCGAGGCAGCCGCCCGTGAGCTGCACGTCACCCCCTCGGCGGTGAGCCAGCGGATCAAGGCGCTGGAGGCGCGGGTGGGCCGGGTGCTGCTGCACCGGGTCAAGCCGCTGGAGACCACCGAGGCGGGCCAGGTCCTGGTCCGGCTGGCCGCCCAGACCGAGCTCCTGGAGCGCGAGGCGGTCGCCGAGCTGACCGAGGTGGACGACGACGAGGAGGCGCCGTACGCCGCGGTGCCCCTGGCGGTGAACGCCGACGCGCTGCACACCTGGCTGATCGACGCCCTGGTGGAGGTGCAGGGCCAGCACCGGGTGACCTTCGAGCTGCTGCGCGAGGACCAGACCCGGACAGCCGAGCGGCTGCGCCGCGGGGACGTGATGGCGGCGGTCACCTCGGACCCCCGGCCGGTGCCGGGCTGCCGGGTGGTCCAGCTGGGCCGGATGCGCTACCTGGCGGCTGCCACCCCCCGGTGGGTGCGCGACCACCTGCCCGACGGAGCCACGGCGGCCGCCCTCGAGCGGGCGCCGATGATCGCCTTCGACCGCTCCGACACGCTCCAGCACGACTTCCTGCGGAAGGTGACCCGTCGCCGGCTGACCCCGCCGGCGACCTACATCCCGTCGGTCAACGAGTTCGACTCGGCGGTCCGGCGGGGGATGGGCTGGGGGATGGTGCTGGAGAGCCACGCCGCCCGCGACCTCGCCACCGGCCGGCTGGTCGAGCTGGCCCCCGGGCGGCACGTCGACGTCCCGCTCTTCTGGCAGCACTGGCGGCTGGAGTCGCCGGTGATCACCGACCTGACCGCTGCCGTCACTCGGACCGCGTCGGCCTGGTTCGGCTGA
- a CDS encoding YqgE/AlgH family protein, whose protein sequence is MGDAEQDAERERTVRAGSLLVATPGMTDPNFADTVVLMLDVDADGALGVVLNRPSPVLVSEVLGEWGEVATEPEVLFHGGPVGVEGALAVAQLADPADEPVGFRAVWVNQGTVLGIVDLDAPLELVSGSLSGLRVFAGYAGWGAQQLRGEVARGDWYVVPGDERDVFRVDPETLRRDVLRRQPGELAWHSTRPDDPALN, encoded by the coding sequence ATGGGTGACGCCGAGCAGGACGCGGAGCGCGAGCGCACGGTCAGGGCCGGCTCGCTGCTGGTCGCGACGCCGGGGATGACCGATCCGAACTTCGCCGACACCGTGGTGCTGATGCTCGACGTGGACGCCGACGGTGCCCTGGGCGTGGTGCTCAACCGCCCGTCGCCGGTGCTGGTCTCCGAGGTGCTGGGGGAGTGGGGCGAGGTGGCCACCGAGCCGGAGGTGCTCTTCCACGGGGGACCCGTGGGGGTGGAGGGGGCGCTGGCGGTCGCCCAGCTGGCCGACCCGGCGGACGAGCCCGTGGGCTTCCGCGCGGTCTGGGTCAACCAGGGCACGGTGCTCGGCATCGTCGACCTCGACGCCCCCCTCGAGCTCGTCAGCGGGTCGCTCTCCGGGCTCCGGGTCTTCGCCGGGTACGCCGGCTGGGGCGCCCAGCAGCTGCGCGGCGAGGTGGCCCGGGGCGACTGGTACGTCGTCCCGGGTGACGAACGCGACGTCTTCCGCGTGGACCCGGAGACGCTCAGGCGGGACGTGCTGCGTCGGCAGCCCGGCGAGCTGGCCTGGCACTCCACGCGGCCTGACGATCCTGCCCTCAACTGA
- a CDS encoding IclR family transcriptional regulator gives MAAETSQTLDRGIRVLSTLAGEPDGLTVTELAVRLEVNRTVVYRLVSTLEQHALVRRGPHGRLQVGLGVLHVASAVQPVLRDLAVPVLRQLAETVGCTAHLTVADGDEALALAVVEPSWTDFHVAFRVGSRHPLDQGAAGRAILLGRRESDRDYVVSQGELQSGAHGLAAPIRGVQGLDASVGIVTLGRPVDESVVAPRVVAAAREIASRLV, from the coding sequence ATGGCCGCTGAGACGTCACAGACCCTGGACCGGGGCATCCGGGTGCTGTCCACCTTGGCGGGAGAGCCCGACGGGCTCACCGTGACCGAGCTGGCGGTCCGGCTGGAGGTCAACCGCACCGTCGTCTACCGGCTGGTCTCCACCCTCGAGCAGCACGCGCTGGTCCGCCGTGGCCCGCACGGGCGGCTCCAGGTCGGGCTGGGCGTGCTGCACGTGGCCTCCGCGGTGCAGCCGGTGCTGCGCGACCTCGCGGTCCCGGTGCTGCGCCAGCTCGCCGAGACCGTCGGCTGCACGGCACACCTCACGGTCGCCGACGGGGACGAGGCGCTCGCCCTGGCGGTCGTCGAGCCGTCGTGGACCGACTTCCACGTCGCCTTCCGGGTGGGCTCCAGGCACCCGCTCGACCAGGGGGCGGCCGGCCGCGCGATCCTGCTGGGGCGCCGCGAGTCCGACCGCGACTACGTGGTCAGCCAGGGCGAGCTGCAGTCGGGGGCGCACGGCCTGGCCGCGCCGATCCGGGGGGTGCAGGGCCTCGACGCCTCGGTCGGCATCGTCACCCTCGGGCGGCCGGTGGACGAGTCGGTGGTGGCGCCCCGGGTGGTCGCGGCTGCCCGCGAGATCGCCTCCCGCCTGGTCTGA
- a CDS encoding TetR/AcrR family transcriptional regulator gives MTELRTPRVARRQDYSAATRRDLLGAAERLFTEQGYAATSLDAIVADASVTKGALYHHFSSKQAVFEAVFTQIDEESARLIHRSVDAEEDPWAQAGAGLRVFLQTVRDPGYRRIVVQDGPAVLSPERLREEARPTFALVEGILRNILGSGSWEVDDEVLRTFARLFFGALNTAGAGVATSEHPETDAARAEQVIGLMLASIRQLVESGAPLSEITRTVLPRPPSR, from the coding sequence ATGACCGAGCTCAGGACGCCACGGGTGGCGCGACGGCAGGACTACTCCGCGGCCACGCGCCGAGACCTCCTCGGGGCCGCCGAGCGGCTCTTCACCGAGCAGGGGTACGCCGCCACCTCCCTGGACGCGATCGTCGCCGACGCCTCGGTCACCAAGGGCGCGCTGTACCACCACTTCAGCAGCAAGCAGGCGGTCTTCGAGGCCGTCTTCACCCAGATCGACGAGGAGTCGGCCCGGCTGATCCACCGCTCCGTCGACGCCGAGGAGGACCCGTGGGCCCAGGCCGGCGCCGGGCTGCGGGTCTTCCTCCAGACCGTCCGCGACCCCGGCTACCGCCGGATCGTCGTCCAGGACGGACCGGCCGTGCTGAGCCCCGAGCGGCTGCGCGAGGAGGCACGGCCGACCTTCGCGCTGGTCGAGGGGATCCTGCGCAACATCCTGGGCTCGGGCTCCTGGGAGGTCGACGACGAGGTGCTGCGCACCTTCGCCCGGCTCTTCTTCGGCGCGCTCAACACGGCCGGAGCCGGCGTGGCCACCAGTGAGCACCCCGAGACAGACGCCGCGAGGGCCGAGCAGGTGATCGGCCTGATGCTGGCCTCGATCCGCCAGCTGGTCGAGTCGGGCGCACCGCTGTCCGAGATCACCAGGACGGTGCTGCCCCGACCCCCGTCCCGCTAG
- a CDS encoding DUF3039 domain-containing protein, producing the protein MTQIGFSPGASTVEDTRTVPTDDGDHERFSHYVPKDKLTEAMVMGTPVIALCGKVWVPSRAPEKYPVCPECKEIWDSLKPGGGGKGPGSGGNDA; encoded by the coding sequence ATGACCCAGATCGGATTCTCGCCCGGAGCCTCGACCGTCGAGGACACTCGCACCGTCCCCACCGACGACGGTGACCACGAGCGGTTCTCCCACTACGTGCCCAAGGACAAGCTCACCGAGGCCATGGTCATGGGCACCCCCGTGATCGCGCTGTGCGGCAAGGTCTGGGTGCCCAGCCGTGCCCCGGAGAAGTACCCGGTGTGCCCGGAGTGCAAGGAGATCTGGGACTCCCTCAAGCCCGGCGGGGGAGGGAAAGGTCCCGGTTCGGGGGGCAACGACGCGTGA
- a CDS encoding DUF3048 domain-containing protein → MRRAPALTASLLTAALLLAGCGGGEESTSSTPAESPASQAPAEQAEPETWPLTGLPVADGDSAATKHPVLVTKIDNTASAAPQLGLGKADMVVEELVEGGTTRLAAFFYSQLPDVAGPVRSMRASDIGIVTPVKAQVITSGAAPVTKNRISGAGITFYEEGAKGLFRESSRYAPYNLMARPGEVAGVAAGAKARPADYFTFGERSDLPKGRKATTLNANFGRHTTSWQFDNGRYRNVNGYAGAGDEFVADTVLVLRVRVGDAGYLDPAGSFVPETIFEGSGPAQLFHRGRVVNATWSKSGLKGQLKLEAGGEEIPVPRGRTWVELVPQGTGAVTFSR, encoded by the coding sequence GTGCGTCGCGCCCCTGCCCTCACCGCTTCCCTCCTCACCGCTGCCCTGCTCCTGGCCGGGTGTGGCGGAGGCGAGGAGTCCACCTCCTCCACCCCGGCGGAGAGTCCCGCGTCCCAGGCGCCCGCCGAGCAGGCCGAGCCGGAGACCTGGCCGCTGACCGGGCTCCCCGTGGCCGACGGCGACTCGGCGGCCACGAAGCACCCGGTGCTGGTGACCAAGATCGACAACACCGCCAGCGCCGCCCCCCAGCTGGGACTCGGCAAGGCCGACATGGTGGTCGAGGAGCTGGTCGAGGGCGGCACCACCCGGCTGGCTGCCTTCTTCTACAGCCAGCTGCCCGACGTGGCCGGTCCGGTCCGCTCGATGCGGGCCAGCGACATCGGCATCGTCACCCCGGTCAAGGCCCAGGTGATCACCAGTGGCGCGGCGCCGGTGACCAAGAACCGGATCAGCGGCGCGGGCATCACCTTCTACGAGGAGGGGGCCAAGGGCCTGTTCCGCGAGAGCAGCCGCTACGCGCCGTACAACCTGATGGCGCGACCCGGCGAGGTGGCCGGCGTCGCAGCCGGCGCCAAGGCGCGCCCCGCCGACTACTTCACCTTCGGGGAGCGTTCCGACCTGCCCAAGGGCAGGAAGGCGACGACCCTCAACGCGAACTTCGGCCGGCACACCACCAGCTGGCAGTTCGACAACGGCCGCTACCGCAACGTCAACGGGTACGCCGGTGCCGGCGACGAGTTCGTCGCGGACACCGTGCTGGTCCTCCGGGTCCGGGTCGGCGACGCCGGCTACCTCGACCCGGCCGGCAGCTTCGTGCCGGAGACGATCTTCGAGGGCTCCGGCCCCGCCCAGCTCTTCCACCGTGGCCGCGTGGTCAACGCGACCTGGTCCAAGTCCGGGCTGAAGGGCCAGCTGAAGCTGGAGGCCGGCGGCGAGGAGATCCCGGTGCCCCGTGGGCGCACCTGGGTCGAGCTGGTCCCCCAGGGCACCGGCGCGGTGACCTTCTCGCGCTAG
- a CDS encoding Lrp/AsnC family transcriptional regulator translates to MDALDRRLLDLFSEDPRIGVLEASRRLAVARGTVQARLDRLARTGVITDWAPRLSPAALGYPVTAFLTLEIRQGSGHQAVATHLAAIAEVLEVHTITGAGDLWARVVARSNADLQRVIDLVLDDAAIVRCATVISLTEQVGHRVLPLARAAAAPQEPPEPPA, encoded by the coding sequence ATGGACGCGTTGGACCGCAGGTTGCTCGATCTCTTCTCGGAGGACCCGAGGATCGGCGTCCTCGAGGCGTCGCGTCGACTCGCGGTGGCGCGAGGCACGGTCCAGGCGCGGCTGGACCGGCTCGCCCGGACCGGCGTGATCACCGACTGGGCGCCCCGGCTCTCCCCCGCCGCGCTGGGCTACCCGGTCACTGCCTTCCTCACCCTGGAGATCCGCCAGGGCTCAGGACACCAGGCGGTCGCCACACACCTGGCCGCGATCGCGGAGGTCCTGGAGGTGCACACCATCACCGGCGCCGGGGACCTGTGGGCGCGGGTGGTGGCCCGGTCGAACGCCGACCTGCAACGGGTGATCGACCTGGTGCTGGACGACGCGGCGATCGTGCGCTGCGCCACCGTGATCTCCCTGACCGAGCAGGTCGGGCACCGGGTGCTCCCGCTCGCCCGCGCCGCCGCGGCGCCGCAGGAGCCGCCCGAACCGCCGGCCTGA
- the hppD gene encoding 4-hydroxyphenylpyruvate dioxygenase: MTQTPSTPTRPQPSTGAALTADELRADLSLDQLRQLVGLVEYDPSRDPFPVTGMDAICFVVGNATQTATFYQLVFGMELEAYRGPETGLRDAKVFVLRSGSARFVFAGGVTPDSPLLEHHRKHGDGVVDLALEVPDVDRCIEHARSVGATILDEPYDLTDEHGTVRMAAIATYGETRHTLVDRSRYDGPYLPGFVARRSTVARGEGRPRRLFQAVDHCVGNVELGRMDEWVEFYQQVMGFTNMAEFIGDDIATDYSALMSKVVASGNHRVKFPLNEPAIAKKRSQIDEYLEFYDGAGCQHIALATSDILRSVDVLRDHGVEFLDTPDSYYDDPELRARIGEVRVPIEELKRRGILVDRDEDGYLLQIFTKPIGDRPTVFYELIERHGSLGFGKGNFKALFQAIEREQEARGNL; the protein is encoded by the coding sequence ATGACACAGACCCCCTCGACGCCCACCCGGCCCCAGCCGTCCACCGGTGCTGCTCTGACCGCGGACGAGCTGCGTGCCGATCTCTCGCTGGACCAGCTCAGGCAGCTCGTCGGGCTGGTGGAGTACGACCCCTCGCGCGACCCGTTCCCGGTCACGGGGATGGACGCGATCTGCTTCGTGGTCGGCAACGCGACCCAGACCGCGACCTTCTACCAGCTGGTCTTCGGGATGGAGCTGGAGGCGTACCGGGGGCCGGAGACGGGTCTGCGGGACGCCAAGGTCTTCGTGCTGCGCTCGGGCTCGGCACGGTTCGTCTTCGCCGGGGGAGTGACTCCCGACAGCCCCTTGCTGGAGCACCACCGCAAGCACGGCGACGGCGTCGTCGACCTGGCGCTGGAGGTGCCCGACGTGGACCGCTGCATCGAGCACGCGCGTTCGGTGGGTGCGACGATCCTCGACGAGCCCTACGACCTGACCGACGAGCACGGCACGGTGCGGATGGCGGCGATCGCGACGTACGGCGAGACCCGGCACACGCTGGTCGACCGCTCCCGCTACGACGGCCCGTACCTTCCCGGGTTCGTGGCACGCCGTTCGACCGTCGCCCGCGGGGAGGGGCGCCCCCGCCGGCTCTTCCAGGCCGTCGACCACTGCGTGGGCAACGTGGAGCTCGGCCGGATGGACGAGTGGGTGGAGTTCTACCAGCAGGTCATGGGCTTCACGAACATGGCCGAGTTCATCGGCGACGACATCGCCACCGACTACTCGGCGCTGATGTCGAAGGTGGTCGCCAGCGGCAACCACCGGGTGAAGTTCCCGCTCAACGAGCCGGCGATCGCGAAGAAGAGGTCGCAGATCGACGAGTACCTGGAGTTCTACGACGGTGCCGGCTGCCAGCACATCGCCCTGGCCACCTCCGACATCCTCCGCTCGGTCGACGTGCTGCGCGACCACGGGGTCGAGTTCCTCGACACCCCCGACTCCTACTACGACGACCCGGAGCTGCGTGCTCGGATCGGCGAGGTGCGGGTGCCGATCGAGGAGCTGAAGCGGCGCGGCATCCTGGTCGACCGCGACGAGGACGGCTACCTGCTGCAGATCTTCACCAAGCCGATCGGGGACCGGCCCACTGTCTTCTACGAGCTCATCGAGCGGCACGGGTCGCTGGGCTTCGGCAAGGGCAACTTCAAGGCCCTCTTCCAGGCGATCGAGCGGGAGCAGGAGGCGCGCGGCAACCTGTGA